One genomic region from Nitrospira sp. encodes:
- a CDS encoding DUF6279 family lipoprotein, translating to MRRRCYWSWCIAVFLVALAGCSFVTTAYRYADRIILWKLDDYFDLNRNQRHDLAQRLTPLLKRHRHEALPQYETFLREIGQRVERGLTSPDIDWAYATYDRLRTDLLERVVDDSGIFLASVNVRQVRTFESALEKDNVKVMRLVQTPVPERLYKRAESILDWLVDWLGPLDKEQRAQIREWSLALPDGQPIWVAYQQQRQQELLTLIQQAQTPERIARELRTMLVHYDQIAPQSYKDAVSQMRTAAKTMALAIDHSVTPEQRRHAVAKLQRLIDQIHDLQAE from the coding sequence ATGAGACGGCGCTGCTACTGGTCTTGGTGTATCGCTGTATTCTTGGTCGCCCTCGCCGGCTGCTCGTTCGTCACCACCGCCTATCGGTACGCCGACCGAATCATCCTCTGGAAGCTCGACGACTACTTCGACCTCAATCGTAACCAGCGTCATGATCTAGCACAACGCCTTACCCCTTTACTGAAGAGGCATCGGCACGAGGCCTTGCCGCAATATGAAACGTTCCTTCGAGAGATCGGTCAGCGAGTCGAGCGGGGGCTCACGAGTCCGGATATCGACTGGGCCTATGCCACCTACGATCGTCTGCGCACGGACCTCCTTGAAAGGGTTGTAGACGACAGCGGGATCTTTCTTGCTTCGGTCAATGTTCGGCAGGTGCGAACGTTTGAATCGGCCTTGGAGAAGGATAACGTCAAAGTCATGCGCCTCGTCCAGACTCCTGTGCCGGAGCGTCTGTACAAGCGGGCCGAGTCCATCCTCGATTGGCTGGTAGACTGGTTAGGGCCGCTAGACAAAGAGCAGCGGGCGCAGATCCGCGAATGGAGCCTCGCGCTCCCCGATGGGCAACCGATATGGGTTGCCTACCAACAACAACGCCAGCAGGAACTCTTGACCCTCATACAACAGGCCCAGACTCCCGAACGGATAGCCCGAGAACTTCGTACCATGCTCGTCCACTACGATCAGATCGCTCCCCAGTCCTATAAAGATGCTGTCAGCCAGATGCGCACGGCCGCCAAAACGATGGCACTGGCCATCGATCACAGTGTGACTCCCGAACAGCGCCGCCACGCCGTCGCCAAACTCCAACGCCTCATCGACCAGATCCACGATCTCCAAGCAGAGTAG
- a CDS encoding FAD-binding and (Fe-S)-binding domain-containing protein — MMALPTLILPTRAHAVARDLRALLGAEKVKDDVPTITAYAVDASIYRVPPQAVVLVESEEDIAATVAYAVTRGIPLTPRAAGTNLTGSAIGSGIILDVSRLNRILEVNQEERWARVQPGIVLAELNKQLGLQGLLFGPDPSSGDMCKLGGMIANNSSGPHTLRYGSVKDNVQGLRLCLTSSTWIEARAYAFDDPSLERLLTTVPALRDVLVMTQTHAELIAVKRPTVSKNSCGYNLFGLADGLARGSFDLPKLFVGSEGTLGVVSEARLTLVDKPKATLTALIHFRSLDEVGEAVPRLLTLQPSALEVMDANTLNLIGRGKHGIPADAAATLLAELDADSLEIDLRERAETMATVCRPYKLAAELTLAFDIERREQLWKARKALYPTLYRFDPKKKPINFVDDVVVPAERISELIRYLEDFFEGQRVPVAIFGHIGNGNAHIVPLLDVNDRGDFEKMVSAYQEIHTTVLNRFGGSICGEHGDGRVRAEFVKTMFGAELYDLFVQVKKAFDPGNVLNPGIKLSETPFTEHIDYTRLSKSCATCAKCNSVCPVYDVFQSEDMSSRGWFEIVTARDYSYLNSKRVVEACLNCKSCRTICPAGVDVSDLILQKRAEHPNRLAGWIFKQQARGAAFEPFLRFLGSTQNMWDRPFFRKLLERITTPIMKALAPTARLPHDLVLPKLASRQLRERYAHLIPSGTDSLPTRSVAYFHGCAANYFDDGVGGAVIEVLKKHGVEPALPPQRCSGTPVQTYGHVELARDGARFNLQSLAPYKTVVTGCASCTLMLKDYPSLFSEGTERQQAEELAKKVVHISEFVARSPQHPSMAKADGMTKHVTYHSSCHLRAAGVTKEPRQVLSSLPGVSFVEMQDADRCAGGAGTYLIKDYDTSKKIFERKARAIAQAGANVVATSCPACMIQLKNGVRDSVEVKHVAQLLQEAYQAAEREQS; from the coding sequence ATGATGGCTTTACCCACCTTGATATTGCCGACAAGAGCGCACGCAGTCGCCCGTGATCTTCGCGCTCTGTTGGGAGCCGAGAAAGTCAAAGATGACGTGCCCACGATCACGGCCTATGCCGTGGATGCCAGCATCTATCGCGTTCCTCCCCAGGCGGTCGTCCTTGTTGAATCAGAAGAGGACATTGCTGCCACCGTTGCCTATGCGGTGACACGGGGTATCCCTCTTACGCCTCGGGCAGCCGGGACCAATCTGACCGGTTCCGCCATCGGCTCAGGCATCATTCTCGATGTGTCGCGTCTCAATCGAATCCTTGAAGTGAATCAGGAAGAGAGGTGGGCCAGGGTCCAGCCCGGGATCGTCTTGGCGGAGTTGAACAAGCAACTCGGCTTGCAGGGGCTGTTGTTTGGGCCGGACCCGTCAAGCGGGGACATGTGCAAGCTGGGCGGCATGATCGCCAATAATTCTTCTGGACCTCATACCTTGCGCTACGGCTCAGTAAAGGACAATGTCCAGGGTCTCCGACTCTGCCTCACCTCGTCAACGTGGATTGAGGCGCGAGCCTATGCCTTCGATGATCCGTCGTTAGAGCGCCTCCTGACAACCGTGCCGGCCTTGCGTGACGTGCTGGTGATGACACAGACCCATGCAGAACTGATCGCCGTGAAGCGGCCCACGGTCAGCAAGAATAGTTGCGGGTACAATCTCTTTGGGTTGGCCGACGGGCTCGCACGGGGCTCGTTCGATCTCCCGAAGTTATTCGTCGGCAGCGAAGGGACGTTGGGTGTCGTGAGTGAAGCCAGGCTCACGCTGGTCGACAAGCCCAAGGCTACGTTGACCGCGCTCATTCACTTCCGGAGTCTCGATGAGGTCGGTGAGGCGGTGCCCCGACTGCTGACGTTGCAGCCAAGCGCTTTAGAAGTCATGGATGCCAATACGCTCAACTTAATCGGTCGAGGGAAGCATGGCATTCCGGCTGATGCGGCAGCGACATTGCTGGCCGAATTGGATGCCGATTCCCTCGAGATCGATCTTCGAGAGCGGGCTGAAACCATGGCCACCGTCTGTCGGCCGTACAAGCTGGCGGCGGAGCTGACGCTGGCGTTCGATATCGAACGTCGAGAGCAGCTCTGGAAAGCGCGGAAGGCGCTGTACCCGACCCTCTATCGATTTGATCCCAAAAAGAAGCCGATCAATTTTGTCGATGATGTCGTCGTGCCGGCTGAACGCATCAGCGAGCTGATCCGATACCTGGAAGACTTCTTCGAAGGGCAGCGGGTACCCGTGGCGATCTTCGGCCATATAGGAAATGGGAACGCGCACATTGTTCCCCTGTTGGATGTGAACGATCGTGGCGACTTCGAGAAGATGGTGAGCGCCTATCAGGAGATCCATACGACCGTTCTGAATCGGTTCGGCGGCTCGATTTGCGGTGAACATGGCGACGGCCGTGTTCGTGCCGAGTTCGTCAAGACCATGTTTGGTGCGGAACTCTACGATCTCTTTGTGCAGGTCAAGAAGGCATTTGACCCAGGGAATGTGCTCAATCCCGGTATCAAGCTGAGCGAGACCCCCTTCACGGAACATATCGATTACACCAGATTGTCCAAATCCTGCGCGACCTGTGCCAAGTGTAACTCGGTCTGCCCCGTATACGATGTCTTTCAATCCGAGGACATGAGCTCACGTGGCTGGTTCGAGATCGTGACGGCTAGGGATTACAGCTATCTCAATTCCAAACGGGTGGTGGAAGCTTGTCTGAACTGCAAATCGTGCCGCACCATTTGTCCCGCGGGAGTGGACGTATCGGACCTGATTCTTCAGAAGCGGGCAGAGCATCCAAACCGGTTGGCGGGTTGGATCTTCAAACAACAGGCACGCGGAGCAGCCTTTGAACCGTTCTTGCGGTTCCTGGGGAGCACGCAGAACATGTGGGACCGTCCCTTCTTCAGGAAACTGCTGGAACGGATCACGACACCGATCATGAAGGCATTGGCTCCAACGGCACGCTTGCCCCACGATCTTGTGTTGCCGAAACTGGCCTCACGGCAGTTGCGCGAACGGTATGCGCATTTGATTCCCAGTGGAACAGACTCCTTGCCGACTCGTTCCGTGGCCTATTTCCATGGCTGCGCTGCCAACTATTTCGATGACGGAGTAGGGGGTGCCGTCATCGAGGTGTTGAAGAAACATGGGGTAGAACCGGCGCTGCCGCCACAACGTTGTTCCGGGACCCCGGTTCAAACCTACGGGCATGTCGAGCTTGCACGTGACGGGGCCCGATTCAATCTTCAGTCGTTAGCCCCCTACAAAACGGTTGTGACCGGCTGCGCCTCCTGCACGCTGATGCTGAAAGATTACCCCTCGCTTTTTTCAGAAGGGACCGAGCGGCAGCAAGCCGAAGAACTGGCCAAGAAAGTCGTGCATATTTCGGAATTCGTCGCCCGCTCACCGCAGCATCCTTCTATGGCCAAAGCCGACGGGATGACGAAACACGTCACCTATCATTCATCCTGCCATCTACGGGCAGCCGGGGTGACGAAAGAGCCACGACAGGTGCTGTCATCATTGCCCGGGGTCAGTTTTGTTGAAATGCAGGATGCCGACCGTTGTGCGGGAGGCGCGGGCACCTACCTCATAAAAGATTACGATACGTCGAAAAAGATCTTTGAACGAAAGGCCCGCGCGATTGCACAAGCCGGCGCGAACGTTGTGGCGACGAGTTGTCCGGCCTGCATGATCCAGCTCAAGAATGGAGTGAGGGACTCGGTGGAGGTAAAACATGTCGCCCAGCTCCTGCAAGAAGCTTATCAGGCGGCAGAACGTGAACAGAGCTGA
- a CDS encoding dicarboxylate/amino acid:cation symporter → MHDTTHRNPFPLSAQVLVAVVCGATLGVVFGQEPYLIGLGNEQLGKLGLWVVWILKTLAVPLIFVAILDSLIKTSLPLRQGMKLLTICFINVSVAMMIGLAIMNIWQPGKAWQGHVEDLLQVIPGMNLTPTFTPSEHPLEDLLAYIPRTIGDPFASNNIIGVVLLALGLGLALRWARSTTGHAGVVIDHVADAIERAYGRLVTLLWWIILVVPFAVFGVVAQVVGRSGIEVFSVLWIFLAAMLLGLAVHALLYYPLAAWWVGKKPPMVYIGQGVDAIMTAMSCNSSLATVPITLRCLERMRVSSQSARLAACVGTNLNNDGITLYEAMAALFLAHALGYDLPMSKQIVIVVASIIAGAGVAGIPEAGMIVLPLVLSAAGLPDQVILAAIPLIMTVDWIIARARSGVNVMSDMLVAILLDVGQSKPAAVPNTRYHR, encoded by the coding sequence ATGCACGACACGACACACCGAAATCCATTTCCACTGTCTGCGCAAGTTCTGGTCGCTGTGGTCTGTGGCGCGACTCTTGGCGTGGTCTTTGGCCAGGAACCTTATCTGATCGGCCTGGGTAACGAGCAGCTTGGGAAACTTGGCCTCTGGGTGGTCTGGATCCTCAAGACACTCGCGGTCCCGCTCATCTTCGTTGCGATCCTCGATTCCTTGATCAAAACGTCGCTTCCACTGCGCCAGGGGATGAAGCTGCTTACGATTTGTTTCATCAACGTCTCCGTGGCAATGATGATCGGTCTTGCCATTATGAACATCTGGCAGCCGGGGAAAGCGTGGCAGGGCCATGTTGAAGACTTGCTCCAGGTGATACCTGGAATGAACCTCACCCCGACATTCACCCCATCGGAGCATCCACTCGAAGACCTGCTGGCTTATATTCCCCGTACGATTGGTGATCCGTTTGCGAGCAATAACATCATTGGCGTCGTGCTTCTCGCTCTCGGACTCGGGCTGGCGCTGCGGTGGGCGCGGAGTACGACCGGCCATGCTGGCGTCGTGATCGATCACGTGGCCGATGCCATTGAGCGCGCCTATGGCCGGCTGGTGACGCTTCTCTGGTGGATCATCCTGGTCGTGCCGTTCGCGGTGTTCGGTGTCGTCGCCCAGGTCGTCGGCAGGTCAGGTATCGAGGTCTTCTCTGTGCTCTGGATCTTCCTCGCCGCCATGCTCCTCGGCCTTGCGGTGCATGCGTTGCTCTACTATCCGCTCGCCGCATGGTGGGTGGGGAAGAAACCGCCGATGGTCTATATCGGGCAGGGGGTCGATGCCATCATGACCGCCATGTCCTGCAATAGTAGTCTGGCGACCGTGCCCATCACGCTTCGCTGTCTCGAACGGATGCGGGTCTCCTCACAATCGGCGCGCCTCGCGGCCTGTGTCGGGACGAACCTCAACAACGATGGCATCACCCTCTACGAAGCGATGGCTGCGCTGTTCCTAGCCCATGCCCTCGGCTACGACCTGCCGATGTCGAAACAAATTGTGATCGTCGTGGCCTCCATCATCGCCGGCGCCGGCGTGGCCGGCATTCCCGAAGCGGGCATGATCGTGCTGCCGCTCGTCCTATCCGCCGCCGGTCTTCCGGACCAAGTCATCCTGGCCGCCATTCCTCTCATCATGACCGTGGACTGGATCATCGCCCGGGCCCGCTCCGGCGTCAACGTTATGAGCGACATGCTCGTTGCCATCCTACTCGACGTCGGACAGTCGAAGCCGGCAGCAGTCCCCAACACAAGATACCATCGCTAA
- a CDS encoding type I restriction-modification enzyme R subunit C-terminal domain-containing protein, whose protein sequence is MRHAGFCAHNRGGFLAGERSPDDEYHTQDFERVVALRARTQAIARHLTEFLKKTGRYAKTIVFCVDQEHAAEMRQALTNLNDDLTRQHADYVCRVTAEEGDIGRGHLGRFQEPEKDTPVILTTSQLLTTGVDAPTCKNIVLARVVNSMTEFKQMIGRGTRVHDDYGKLYFNILDYTGSATRLFADPDFDGDPVLITQEEMSEAGEPKTYKILEEQPVMAETEEQFQISNEQIADDGEGERRKYYFGGGQLEIVAHIVHELDPDGKHLRVVKFTDYTAEKVRTLYRNASDLRTQWADPEQRAEIIQRLADRGIDFDDLAQVAGQPDADPFDLLCHVAFNAPLRTRRERADRLKKEKRDFFDQYGSQAKEILTELLEKYAEYGTAQFVIPDVLKVPPISDRGNVVEIAGFFGGPEQLRAAVNQLQTLLYAA, encoded by the coding sequence GTGCGCCATGCGGGATTCTGCGCGCATAATCGTGGAGGCTTCCTTGCGGGCGAGCGATCCCCAGACGACGAATATCACACCCAAGACTTTGAGCGAGTCGTCGCCTTGCGGGCTCGCACGCAGGCGATTGCTCGGCATCTGACCGAGTTTTTGAAAAAGACCGGTCGCTACGCCAAGACAATCGTATTCTGTGTGGATCAGGAACATGCTGCAGAAATGCGCCAAGCCCTGACCAATCTCAATGACGATCTGACCCGGCAGCATGCCGACTATGTCTGCCGGGTGACAGCCGAAGAAGGAGATATCGGACGTGGACACCTCGGACGATTCCAAGAACCGGAAAAGGATACTCCGGTCATCCTCACGACCTCGCAACTCCTGACGACCGGTGTCGATGCACCGACGTGCAAGAACATCGTGCTGGCTCGTGTGGTCAACTCCATGACTGAGTTCAAGCAGATGATCGGACGGGGCACCAGGGTGCACGACGACTATGGCAAGCTTTACTTTAATATTCTGGACTACACCGGATCAGCTACGCGCCTTTTTGCCGATCCGGACTTCGATGGCGATCCGGTTCTGATCACGCAAGAGGAGATGAGTGAAGCCGGCGAACCGAAGACATACAAGATCCTCGAAGAACAGCCGGTCATGGCTGAGACAGAGGAACAATTTCAGATTTCAAATGAGCAGATCGCAGATGACGGAGAAGGGGAGCGACGAAAGTACTACTTTGGCGGAGGGCAACTCGAGATTGTCGCGCATATCGTCCATGAGCTTGATCCAGATGGGAAACACTTGCGCGTGGTCAAGTTCACGGATTACACAGCAGAGAAAGTCCGCACGCTGTATCGGAATGCCTCCGATCTTCGAACGCAATGGGCTGATCCGGAACAGCGGGCTGAAATCATTCAACGATTGGCCGATCGGGGCATCGATTTCGACGATCTGGCACAAGTCGCCGGTCAGCCGGACGCCGATCCGTTCGATCTGCTCTGCCATGTGGCCTTCAATGCACCACTTCGGACCAGACGGGAACGAGCAGACAGGCTCAAGAAGGAGAAGAGAGACTTCTTTGATCAGTACGGATCGCAAGCAAAGGAGATACTCACGGAGCTGTTGGAGAAGTATGCGGAATACGGCACTGCGCAGTTTGTGATTCCCGACGTGCTCAAGGTGCCGCCGATCTCCGATCGTGGCAATGTCGTGGAGATAGCCGGATTCTTCGGCGGACCGGAGCAGCTCCGAGCGGCCGTCAATCAATTGCAAACCTTGCTGTATGCAGCATAA
- a CDS encoding ribbon-helix-helix protein, CopG family yields the protein MPFTVRIDVKTERLIQRLARKRGRSKSEVIRDAIDILAKRAQEQEKAERPYEAVRDLIGSIRGGPSDLSERTGDRFLRMLRDRHRRS from the coding sequence ATGCCGTTCACCGTCCGCATTGACGTAAAAACTGAACGATTGATTCAACGGCTGGCTCGCAAGCGAGGTCGGAGTAAATCCGAGGTGATCAGAGATGCCATCGATATCCTGGCGAAGCGCGCGCAAGAACAGGAAAAGGCCGAACGTCCTTATGAGGCCGTGCGGGATCTCATCGGCAGTATACGCGGGGGCCCATCCGATTTGTCCGAGCGAACAGGCGATCGGTTCCTGAGGATGCTCCGAGACCGGCATCGCCGGAGCTGA
- a CDS encoding PIN domain-containing protein encodes MVLVDAGPLIALIHADDQHHGRCVAAFQELTEPLGIVWPVLTEAMYLLSFSWKAQALLWEMLYHGVIRVLTVGDKDVSCMRVLMKKYKDLPMDLADAALVAVAERERIQRIFTLDRRDFEVYRPAKLGRSILLPS; translated from the coding sequence ATGGTGCTGGTAGATGCCGGACCTCTGATTGCTTTGATTCATGCCGACGACCAACATCACGGGCGTTGCGTGGCTGCCTTCCAGGAACTGACCGAGCCCTTAGGGATTGTCTGGCCCGTGCTTACCGAAGCGATGTACCTCCTCAGCTTTTCCTGGAAAGCGCAGGCCCTTCTCTGGGAGATGCTCTATCATGGTGTGATCCGGGTGCTCACTGTGGGGGACAAGGACGTGTCCTGTATGAGAGTACTCATGAAGAAATATAAGGATTTACCGATGGATCTGGCCGATGCCGCGCTGGTGGCTGTCGCAGAACGAGAAAGAATCCAGCGAATCTTCACGCTGGACCGCCGGGACTTCGAGGTGTATCGACCAGCCAAGCTGGGCCGGTCTATTCTGCTACCGAGCTAG